A single region of the Schistocerca serialis cubense isolate TAMUIC-IGC-003099 chromosome 7, iqSchSeri2.2, whole genome shotgun sequence genome encodes:
- the LOC126413228 gene encoding uncharacterized protein LOC126413228, with protein MTGDSETISILDASYRSARAVTLYMTFLGGSMPGVWATIPSIMRKLGVFPPERELPATAWYSSRDTQTPYYEILSTLQYFSMQYSFFTAVGPDLLFVSTIIHAAGQLEVLNARLRRVGKVSGNRSTTSTKQQKTEEELSVEVSSGEMMWKDLCSCIEHHQDVIE; from the coding sequence ATGACTGGCGATTCAGAAACAATCTCTATCCTCGACGCATCGTACAGATCTGCGAGAGCTGTCACGCTGTACATGACCTTTCTAGGAGGGTCTATGCCTGGCGTGTGGGCTACAATTCCCAGTATCATGCGGAAGCTCGGCGTATTTCCACCGGAGAGGGAACTTCCTGCCACGGCCTGGTACTCCAGCAGGGACACTCAGACACCGTACTACGAAATACTCAGCACGCTGCAGTACTTCAGCATGCAGTACAGTTTCTTCACTGCAGTGGGTCCAGACTTGCTGTTTGTATCCACAATAATCCACGCAGCTGGTCAACTGGAGGTTCTCAATGCTAGACTGAGACGTGTTGGGAAAGTGAGTGGAAACCGCAGCACTACCAGTACTAAACAGCAGAAGACAGAGGAGGAACTTTCGGTCGAAGTTTCCAGTGGCGAGATGATGTGGAAAGATCTCTGCAGCTGCATCGAGCACCATCAGGACGTCATAGAGTGA